A single window of Gossypium arboreum isolate Shixiya-1 chromosome 13, ASM2569848v2, whole genome shotgun sequence DNA harbors:
- the LOC108463103 gene encoding E3 ubiquitin-protein ligase At4g11680-like isoform X1 yields the protein MNTRYSFQPDSLCTSSTAVPFSSNPHGVEERVVVGMRNRPPRAPPSSILIRTAMRISRARWFNLLRRVFHYQNGSRSDLGSNPFNSSTWMMLEFLALVIQISIIAFTLAISKEERPIWPMRIWIVGYDIGCVLSLLLLYGNYHLQITQGNRFGLSDIEQQRTSEESRSSHLMNKCRTSLELFFAIWFVMGNVWVFDSRFRSFHRAPNLHVLCISLLAWNALSYSFPFLLFLLLCCCVPLISSLLGYNMNMGSIERGASDDQISRLPSWRYKEINTNLDLDHDLNCDTSQANEDPECCICLANYKDKEEVRQLPCSHIFHLRCVDQWLRIISCCPLCKQELDR from the exons ATGAATACCAGATACTCTTTTCAACCAGATTCATTGTGTACTTCAAGCACTGCAGTTCCATTTTCATCAAATCCTCATGGAGTGGAAGAAAGAGTTGTTGTTGGTATGCGGAATAGGCCTCCTCGTGCCCCGCCTTCTTCGATTTTGATAAGAACGGCGATGAGGATATCTAGAGCAAGGTGGTTTAACCTTTTAAGAAGAGTTTTTCATTACCAAAATGGATCAAGGTCTGATCTTGGGTCCAACCCTTTCAATTCTAGCACTTGGATGATGCTGGAGTTCTTAGCTTTGGTCATTCAAATAAGCATCATAGCATTCACTTTGGCAATTTCAAAGGAGGAAAGGCCAATTTGGCCTATGAGAATATGGATAGTTGGCTATGATATTGGTTGTGTCCTTAGCTTGTTACTTCTTTATGGGAATTATCATCTTCAAATAACTCAAGGAAATCGTTTTGGCCTTTCCGATATCGAACAACAGAGAACCAGTGAAGAATCAAG GAGCTCACATTTGATGAACAAATGCCGGACTTCACTAGAGCTGTTCTTTGCAATATGGTTTGTAATGGGAAACGTTTGGGTGTTTGATTCTCGATTTCGATCCTTCCATCGAGCTCCGAATCTCCACGTACTTTGTATCTCATTGCTAGCTTGGAATGCTCTGAGCTACTCTTTCCCATTTCTGTTATTCCTACTTCTGTGCTGTTGTGTGCCACTTATTAGCAGCCTCCTAGGTTACAACATGAACATGGGTTCCATTGAAAGAGGAGCATCTGATGATCAGATCTCCAGGCTGCCTAGTTGGAGATACAAAGAAATCAACACCAACTTAGACCTCGATCATGATTTGAACTGCGACACAAGCCAGGCAAATGAAGATCCA GAATGCTGCATTTGCCTAGCCAATTATAAGGACAAAGAAGAGGTGCGGCAGTTGCCTTGTTCCCACATATTTCACCTTAGGTGTGTGGATCAATGGCTCCGAATCATATCTTGCTGTCCTCTTTGCAAACAAGAACTGGACAGATAG
- the LOC108463103 gene encoding E3 ubiquitin-protein ligase At4g11680-like isoform X2, which yields MRNRPPRAPPSSILIRTAMRISRARWFNLLRRVFHYQNGSRSDLGSNPFNSSTWMMLEFLALVIQISIIAFTLAISKEERPIWPMRIWIVGYDIGCVLSLLLLYGNYHLQITQGNRFGLSDIEQQRTSEESRSSHLMNKCRTSLELFFAIWFVMGNVWVFDSRFRSFHRAPNLHVLCISLLAWNALSYSFPFLLFLLLCCCVPLISSLLGYNMNMGSIERGASDDQISRLPSWRYKEINTNLDLDHDLNCDTSQANEDPECCICLANYKDKEEVRQLPCSHIFHLRCVDQWLRIISCCPLCKQELDR from the exons ATGCGGAATAGGCCTCCTCGTGCCCCGCCTTCTTCGATTTTGATAAGAACGGCGATGAGGATATCTAGAGCAAGGTGGTTTAACCTTTTAAGAAGAGTTTTTCATTACCAAAATGGATCAAGGTCTGATCTTGGGTCCAACCCTTTCAATTCTAGCACTTGGATGATGCTGGAGTTCTTAGCTTTGGTCATTCAAATAAGCATCATAGCATTCACTTTGGCAATTTCAAAGGAGGAAAGGCCAATTTGGCCTATGAGAATATGGATAGTTGGCTATGATATTGGTTGTGTCCTTAGCTTGTTACTTCTTTATGGGAATTATCATCTTCAAATAACTCAAGGAAATCGTTTTGGCCTTTCCGATATCGAACAACAGAGAACCAGTGAAGAATCAAG GAGCTCACATTTGATGAACAAATGCCGGACTTCACTAGAGCTGTTCTTTGCAATATGGTTTGTAATGGGAAACGTTTGGGTGTTTGATTCTCGATTTCGATCCTTCCATCGAGCTCCGAATCTCCACGTACTTTGTATCTCATTGCTAGCTTGGAATGCTCTGAGCTACTCTTTCCCATTTCTGTTATTCCTACTTCTGTGCTGTTGTGTGCCACTTATTAGCAGCCTCCTAGGTTACAACATGAACATGGGTTCCATTGAAAGAGGAGCATCTGATGATCAGATCTCCAGGCTGCCTAGTTGGAGATACAAAGAAATCAACACCAACTTAGACCTCGATCATGATTTGAACTGCGACACAAGCCAGGCAAATGAAGATCCA GAATGCTGCATTTGCCTAGCCAATTATAAGGACAAAGAAGAGGTGCGGCAGTTGCCTTGTTCCCACATATTTCACCTTAGGTGTGTGGATCAATGGCTCCGAATCATATCTTGCTGTCCTCTTTGCAAACAAGAACTGGACAGATAG